The nucleotide sequence TGAGGCAGTCGTTAGATTAGAGCCCGCATTAAAAACCCTATCTTTTAATGCCGTTGTCGACCCTTCCCATGCTCCAATAGCAGGGCTAGTTTGTGTTGTAATGCCCGGAATAACAGTTCCTCCTGAATTAAAGACAGAAGCAGGTTTTAATCGTAAATTCCAGTTGGCAGCATCTACATAATGATCCGCAGCATTCGTAACAAATCCATTCGTTTCAAGAGAGATATCATAGCCATAGGTAGCTGCAGCTTTAACAGTAAAATTATAAAGATCAGTATCTTTAACAGTGCCTACCGAGCTTTCTTTACCCGTCATAAAAAGATTATTTTTAAGATTCATATCGTTAATATCGGCCGTGGAAGTTCGGTGCCAAAAACTTATGAGTTTATTATATCCCCAACAGGTATTATTAAAAAGATCCATTTTCTTAGTTATATTTCGATCTCTTGGCCCAAAATACCCAACCAAATTAATGTTTTGCAAGGTTTCAGGTGTACCATCACTTTTTAATCTTACACTGGTATATTCATCATCAATATTATAAATTAGATTATGATGTACGGTGTAATTTTCAACATCTTCTAAATATAGTGCTACCATATACTTTCGGCTGCTTTCTATAGGTTCAAAAGCAGGTATTCCCTTCTGATCGCGAATTTTATTCCACGCAATCACTGTTTCATTCATATCCAAGGCAGCTGTTTTACCCGTACTAGTAAACATGATAGAACCAGCATCTTCTCCCATTGCCATAGCCCCAAAAAAATCATTATCGGTAACATTCATAAATACCGACTCTGTCGTTCTAATATGAAAACGAGAGGCTTTACCAAAGGTGTTTTTAGTAATTTGTGTATTGTTACCATTGTTTAAAACGGCTACTGTAAACTGACCCATCCAACCGATATCTTCAATATAGCTGTTGTTTATAATAGTGTTATCTGATCCTGGTGTGATGATAATTCCGCTCCCCCAAGTATGACCTATGTAGCAACTTTCAAAAGTTGTATTATCAGCATTCGTTAATTTAATTCCTTGTTCAAAAACACCATACTCTCTTCGATATTGATAAGGAGATAAATACGTAAATGTACAATAGGTAAACATCGTTGCATTGGCATTGGTCAACTCCACTTCACCAACTTTAAAATCAATGTTTTCTATCTTTACATTATTCGCTTGAACTTTGAGCGTGAATTTTCTTCGTTGAATTTCAAAATTTTTCCCCGTAACTGTACCCCCTTCAGGCTTATAATATATTTTATTTAGATTTTTACGCCAAAACCATTCGCCTTCGTAGTCTAAAACCGAAAAGTCCATAATATAACCAAAACCTTCTGGCTGACTTACCGCATCGGTATCTCCCCAAATATTTCCTTGAGTATTGACTGACTTAAAGGTTACGAGTCTATCGCCAGCTCGAGTTACCTCTCCTAAATCTCCAGAATAAGAGAAAATATTATTTCGTAATTTCCCAATAAATCCACGTACAATTGCTTCGTTTGTAAAAGTGACATTGGGAATCATAGGTGTTCCGCCATGCCATGAAAAAGTTACATTCCCCGTTTGATTGGCACCAGCTGGTTTACTAGCGTTTAATAATACTGCAAATCCTGTTTGTTGGTCTCTTGGCTCCATCATTTCACGATTGGAACCTGAGATGTAGTTTTTATAAGGAGACGTATTGTTTGGAAAACGAGCAATTTGCTTGTCTTGACCATTTACAAATAGTTGCGTAAAAGGGGTTTCTACCTGACTCGTACTCAAAGCCAATTCAAAAATCCCATCACCATCAGGATCCGACCAACTCGAATCGCCATACCAATTGGCCCCCGAAATGGTAACATCCTCTCCTGTATTAGCTCTAAGGGTAACACCACTAACATTTACAATAACTGTTTCTCTATACACTCCTTCATGTATAATAATAACATCGTTAGGACTAACCAAATTGTTTGTAAATAAATAACTGATGGTTAAATAAGGTGCTGATGAAGAACCTCTGCCCGTTAAAGCATTTGCACCATTTTTCGCCACATGAATGTCTTTTGCAAAACCAAATAGGGACAGTAAGGATAATGCTAAACAACATAAGTAGTGTTTTTTTTGTGTACTTTTTTTACTCATAATTGGTTTGGTTTTTTGATTTTAGAAATAAAATATCTCAGTTTTTAATTTATTTGGGTTGTTTATCATTTGAATTTTGCTACAAAACAATTCCTTAATCTTCTTAAGAAATTTTGACGTACTGTTCTCAGTATTCAGTAAATAAATGATTTATTCACATTTAATGGCTTCGGTGCGTTCTTTCGAATTTGTTTGTGCATCCGTATCTGAAATGCCTGATGATAAAACAAATTTATCAAGTTGAAATAAAGAAGACCTTCCTGATATTTTAAGAGTATATTCACCAGCTGCAGGAAACTTAACTCTCATCCATGAACTTGTTGTAGGGTTATGAAGATCTAAAGCTCCACCATATGTAAAATCAACTTTTCCTCTACTTACAAATTTTTCAAATTTGGTTAGTGTCACATCAATTCCATCTCTTTTGGCTAAACCAATATCTCCTGGAAAATAAATCCAAACATCATTTGATAAATCCCCTGCCGCTTCATCGGGTTGTCTCATATACCAACGAACCAAATAGGTAGCCGCTTTATCCACATAAAATTTCACTGAAATTTCACTAGCTGAATTAGGTGCATTATAACTGTTGCTTCCGTAATACTCAATATATTTTCCAGCAGAAGCTTTTGCATCTTCTTTTATTCTCCACTGCCCTTTTAAAGCAAAACTCTCTCCTTCAATAATCAAAAGACCATCCTTGTTCACTATTTGACATTTTTTTTCAGGAACAACAACTACTTCGCCTTCCTTTACAACTTCTTTTACTTCTGGTAAATCATCATTTGATGAATCGCTACACGACAACATCAATACTGAAAAT is from Flavobacterium sp. NG2 and encodes:
- a CDS encoding T9SS type A sorting domain-containing protein, whose product is MSKKSTQKKHYLCCLALSLLSLFGFAKDIHVAKNGANALTGRGSSSAPYLTISYLFTNNLVSPNDVIIIHEGVYRETVIVNVSGVTLRANTGEDVTISGANWYGDSSWSDPDGDGIFELALSTSQVETPFTQLFVNGQDKQIARFPNNTSPYKNYISGSNREMMEPRDQQTGFAVLLNASKPAGANQTGNVTFSWHGGTPMIPNVTFTNEAIVRGFIGKLRNNIFSYSGDLGEVTRAGDRLVTFKSVNTQGNIWGDTDAVSQPEGFGYIMDFSVLDYEGEWFWRKNLNKIYYKPEGGTVTGKNFEIQRRKFTLKVQANNVKIENIDFKVGEVELTNANATMFTYCTFTYLSPYQYRREYGVFEQGIKLTNADNTTFESCYIGHTWGSGIIITPGSDNTIINNSYIEDIGWMGQFTVAVLNNGNNTQITKNTFGKASRFHIRTTESVFMNVTDNDFFGAMAMGEDAGSIMFTSTGKTAALDMNETVIAWNKIRDQKGIPAFEPIESSRKYMVALYLEDVENYTVHHNLIYNIDDEYTSVRLKSDGTPETLQNINLVGYFGPRDRNITKKMDLFNNTCWGYNKLISFWHRTSTADINDMNLKNNLFMTGKESSVGTVKDTDLYNFTVKAAATYGYDISLETNGFVTNAADHYVDAANWNLRLKPASVFNSGGTVIPGITTQTSPAIGAWEGSTTALKDRVFNAGSNLTTASFLGTSVLSKSSFKFTTQNDTEVIIYPNPFTNYIKVIIEPEIVLSQNISVKIMDSLGRMVVPETRTLLKSNELVLNTEHLNTGVYIVEISYNGGRIFKKIVK